In a genomic window of Erinaceus europaeus chromosome 12, mEriEur2.1, whole genome shotgun sequence:
- the LOC103108072 gene encoding C-C motif chemokine 8 has protein sequence MMKVFEVLLCLMLTAATFSTQVFTHPDSVSIPITCCFSVVNKKIHIQKLESYTIVTNSQCPQEAVIFKTRLSKELCADPKERWVQNAMKRLNQKSKSQKP, from the exons ATGATGAAGGTCTTCGAGGTGCTTCTGTGCCTGATGCTCACCGCTGCTACCTTCAGCACTCAGGTGTTCACTCATCCAG attcagtGTCCATCCCAATTACCTGCTGCTTTAGTGTAGTCAATAAGAAGATTCATATCCAGAAGCTGGAGAGCTACACAATAGTCACCAACAGCCAGTGTCCTCAGGAAGCTGTGAT ATTCAAAACCAGACTGTCCAAGGAACTATGTGCAGACCCCAAGGAGAGGTGGGTCCAGAATGCCATGAAGCGTTTGAACCAAAAGTCCAAATCCCAAAAGCCTTAA